In the Chroococcidiopsis sp. SAG 2025 genome, one interval contains:
- a CDS encoding TetR/AcrR family transcriptional regulator: MTRDKEETKARILAAVGKLLSASGFRQLGINAIAREAQVDKVLIYRYFGSLPELLRAFGKEGDYWINAEELIDNGVAADSWDEEMVRMLLQLSQDLQERPITQEILRWELLEGNELTEELAQIREQTAIACLDYLRQNYPVSQNRDLPAIGAVLIAGLVYLTLRSRIYPSFLGIDLTSPTGWQRIEAAIQSMVQAEDEG, from the coding sequence ATGACGCGGGATAAAGAGGAGACAAAAGCTAGAATTCTAGCAGCAGTGGGCAAATTACTATCAGCATCAGGGTTTAGACAATTAGGCATCAATGCGATCGCCCGCGAAGCACAAGTCGATAAAGTGTTAATTTACCGATATTTTGGCAGCTTGCCAGAGCTACTGCGGGCATTTGGGAAAGAAGGAGATTATTGGATTAATGCCGAAGAACTGATCGATAATGGCGTAGCAGCAGATTCCTGGGACGAAGAAATGGTAAGAATGCTGTTGCAACTGTCACAAGACTTACAAGAGCGTCCAATTACGCAAGAAATCTTACGTTGGGAGCTGTTAGAAGGAAACGAGTTAACGGAGGAACTAGCACAAATCAGAGAACAAACAGCGATCGCCTGCTTGGATTATTTAAGGCAAAACTACCCTGTGTCGCAAAATCGAGATCTTCCAGCGATCGGCGCGGTTTTAATTGCTGGACTCGTTTACTTGACATTGCGATCGCGCATATACCCATCCTTCCTTGGCATAGATCTAACCTCACCCACAGGCTGGCAACGAATTGAAGCAGCAATACAATCGATGGTTCAAGCAGAGGACGAGGGATGA
- a CDS encoding thioesterase family protein: MKKICLDLEIYTYQIDFVGHVNNSVYQQWMEIGRTKLLEAVGMPIHAIAERGFVPILVQTNITYKNPLYLGDRVRLELWLSELRAASAIIDFCFFNGDNTLVAEAQQKGLFIDRETKRPRRLQTEERELFSPYVVSEFSANSNRETARV, translated from the coding sequence ATGAAGAAGATTTGTTTGGATTTAGAGATTTACACTTATCAGATCGATTTTGTCGGTCACGTGAATAATTCTGTTTATCAGCAGTGGATGGAAATCGGACGAACTAAGTTGTTAGAAGCGGTAGGAATGCCAATTCACGCGATCGCAGAACGCGGTTTTGTGCCTATCTTAGTTCAAACAAATATTACTTACAAAAATCCTCTCTATTTAGGCGATCGCGTGCGCTTAGAGTTATGGCTTTCCGAACTCAGAGCTGCATCTGCCATAATAGATTTTTGCTTTTTTAATGGTGATAATACGTTGGTAGCAGAAGCACAGCAAAAAGGACTATTCATCGATCGAGAAACTAAGCGTCCGCGTCGATTGCAAACGGAGGAGCGAGAATTATTTAGTCCTTATGTAGTTTCTGAATTTAGCGCTAATTCCAATCGAGAAACAGCAAGAGTTTAG